The segment GCCTCACTTGTCGCTGCTTGGGACTACCGCCTACCGTAGGCTGAAAGACTTTGCGAATCTTCCTGAAATAGGGCTTGGCTTTGCTTTCGATTATCGCGACAGCAAGCTCGATACGCGCGATGGCGTGTATTTCGAGTATATGCTCACGCATGTAGGGGCGGGCGAGGAATTTGTTGCATGTGGCGCCGATTACGAATCCGGCGGACCGGTCGAAACGGAATCCCGCTTTTGCTACAGGGATTTAGGCGAGAACTTCTGGGAACTCCTTACGGATGCCCGCGCATACAAGACTTTCGGACGCTTTGTAACGGGGGCTACCGCGTTGGTACGCCTGCGTCCGGGTGACGTGAAGTTCTACGATTACTACTACCATGGCGGTGCCAATACGTTTCGCGGGCACGACGCCGATTCGGGCTCTCTCGGGGTCCACGAGGTTCTGCTCACGCTCGAGGAACGCATTGTACTTATGGAAAGGCATGCCGCGAGCCTCTGGGGCATAAACTTCTTCTATGGGGTGCAGCTTGTGGCCGGCCTTGACGGGAGCCTGCTCTGGGACAAGGGCCACCCTGGCTGGGATAACTACGAGGGCGCCGTCTATGGCGGTATCCACCTCGTAATTCCTGCGCTCGACCGCATCCGCTTCGAGGTGGGGTACAGCCCTGACAGGGGCGAGCCGGTATTCTACTTCGGGCTGTTCGACAAGGTGACTTCGTCTAGATGGAGAAGTAGGTAAGACCGCTCGCTGAGACCGCTCCTCCTTGACTATTTGTTATAAAAAAGTTAAATTTACGTTAACGTATTGAAAAATAAAGACTTAGGCCAAAGGTGGCCTATCGGAGAATAAATGGCAATTAACTACCTGGATCTTCCTATCGGACGCAAGTATCCCTACGAAGTCGACTGCGTCGTGGAAATCGGCAAGGACACCAACCTCAAGTACGAGTACGATGAGCGCCTGCACGTGTTCCGCCTGGACCGCTGCCTGCTCAGTTCCATGAGCTACCCCTGCACCTATGGATTTATCCCAAGTACCAAGGCCGATGACGGCGATGCGCTCGACATGCTTATCTACAGTCCTGCCTCTATGATGACGGGTTCTGTCTGCACATGCCGCGTAATTGGGGCCCTTGACATGACTGACGGCGGCAAGAAGGACTATAAGGTCCTGGGTGTGCCTGTATTTAACCCGAGGCCCATCAAGGACATAGGCGATGTCGACCAGATGTTCCTCCGCATCACCAGGAATTTCTTCCAGAACTACAAGGAACTGGAGGGCAAGGACGTGCAAATTGGTGATTGGCAAGATGCGACGTTCGCTCGTGAGCGCGTGATTGCTGCGCACAGGGCTTACTTCCAGAACCAGGTGCAGGTGCCCGAGACGTTCTATCAGGAACCCGAGAGCGCAGAGCACCTGCCGGCCGAGGAACTCATCTAGCCTTTATCGGCGAAAAACTCTATTTTGTCGTAAATTTTTTCCAGCGTTGATCGATGCATGGAAAAAAGGTTATATTTACACCATAAACTTTTTTCTAAATCTTTTGTAATAAGGAGAAAGAATGAAACGTACCCTTCTTGCAGTCTTGGCTGCATCTCTTCTGCTTAGCTCTGGAGCATGGGCTGGCTTCTCTATTCACGTTGATAACAAGAAGACGGAACGTCGTAACGATCCTCCTCCTCCGCCTCCTCCTCCGCGTGAACGCCTGCAATGCCGCTTCGAAAAGCCGGATTGCCGCCCGCGCGACCGTCACTACCGTGTCGATTACCGCAACCGCCGTCCGATGGTCGAAGGCTATTGTGATCGTGGCGATGCCGAAGGCCGCTGGGATTACTACTGCAACGACGGCACCCGCTGGATGACAGTCGACTTCCGTCGCAACCGTCCGGGCCGTGTTGACTGCCTTGACCCGCGCCGTGGCCGTATGTTTGCCGCCCGCAACGTGCGTGAATGCGTCGATATCCACGACCGCTAGTCTAGTCTGAATATTTAAGACAAAATAAAAACCTTCCCCTGTTTGCGGGAAGGTTTTTTTGCATGGTTCGTTAGTGAACTGCTTCTGCCTTTATCCGGCAAAATTCTTCCCGAGAATCGCCGAGACATTCTTGAGAATGCCTTCGGCCACGTCGGGCTTGTTCATCGAGTAGACGTGTACGTTCGTGATGCCGTTGGCGTACAGGTCGATAATCTGGTCGCTTGCATAGATGATGCCCGCCTGTTTCATGGCGTCGGGGTCGCTGCCGAACTTGTCGACGAGCGACTTGAAGCGTTGTGGCATGAACGAGCCCGAAAGCTTGATGGCGCGTTCCACCTGATTCGCGTTGGTGATGGGCATGATGCCGGGGAGCACCGGGCACGAAACGCCCGCATCGCGCAGCTTGTAGAGGAAACTGAAGAAGAGGTTGTTGTCGAACACCATCTGAGTGGTGAGGAAGTCTGCGCCCGCGTCGACCTTCTCCTTGAGGTGCTTGATGTCTTCGGCCTGGTTTGGGCTTTCGGGATGCTTTTCGGGGTAGCAGGCCGCGCCGATACAGAAGTCCGAGTCGCTTTCCTTGAGTTCGCGGATGAGGTCAATGGCGTGCTTGTAGTCGCAGTTGTCGCGGCCGTTCTCGATCAGTTCGGGAGTGAGGTCGCCGCGCAGCGCCATCACGTTCTTGATGCCGGCAGCCTTCATGTCTTCGATGCGCTGGCGCACCGTGTCCTTGCTGCTCGAGACGCAGGTGAGGTGGGCGAGCATCGGGATGTTGAATTTTTGCTTGAGGTTTTTCGCGATTTCGAGAGTGTACTGGCTTACGCCACCACCAGCGCCATACGTGACACTCATAAACGCGGGGCCGAGAGCCGCAATCGATTCTGTAGCAGCCTTCACGCTGTCGAAGCTAGTCTCCTTCTTGGGCGGAAAAACTTCAAAGGATAGGCTCATCTTGTCTTGCTTTAGAATATCGACGATTTTCATGTCACCTCGTGTCTTGTCGTGGTCGGACCGGCCGGTTAGGTTTATGCAAATATTTTGATATATGCAAATATAATAAAATGTGGCGAGAGGAGGGGGACTTTTTACGTGAAAAAACAAAAAAAAGCCCCGGCTTGAAGCCGGGACCTTTACAATTGCGTGAGGCAGGATTACTGCTGCTTCTCGATTTCTTCATCGAGTTCGGCGTAGGCCTTGTTGGCGGCGGCACGGATCTTGTTGGCGACAGCGTCGTCATAGGTGCCGGCAGCCTGGAGGCTCTTGATGAGTTCTTCGACGAGGTTGGCGTCGAGAGTCATGATGCCGTAGATCTTGAAGTGGCCGTTTTCGTCGG is part of the Fibrobacter sp. UWR2 genome and harbors:
- a CDS encoding POTRA domain-containing protein produces the protein MLGLAYAAPAAPAECQDGVAVSSIDFDGLKHTNPRVVERELLNRSGEPFSQEKFEAEKRRLQDLDLFTEISVSCEGTKLTYHFKEIFRWIPAPAGKKTDRDGLMLGAALANLNVAGEDIRVEVQYRTTIDPFFDKHEYALYASSPYLFGLPLGWNFEFLVTDSYDNIRNFQEQSILLDLDLEYKFLPHLSLLGTTAYRRLKDFANLPEIGLGFAFDYRDSKLDTRDGVYFEYMLTHVGAGEEFVACGADYESGGPVETESRFCYRDLGENFWELLTDARAYKTFGRFVTGATALVRLRPGDVKFYDYYYHGGANTFRGHDADSGSLGVHEVLLTLEERIVLMERHAASLWGINFFYGVQLVAGLDGSLLWDKGHPGWDNYEGAVYGGIHLVIPALDRIRFEVGYSPDRGEPVFYFGLFDKVTSSRWRSR
- a CDS encoding inorganic diphosphatase, translating into MAINYLDLPIGRKYPYEVDCVVEIGKDTNLKYEYDERLHVFRLDRCLLSSMSYPCTYGFIPSTKADDGDALDMLIYSPASMMTGSVCTCRVIGALDMTDGGKKDYKVLGVPVFNPRPIKDIGDVDQMFLRITRNFFQNYKELEGKDVQIGDWQDATFARERVIAAHRAYFQNQVQVPETFYQEPESAEHLPAEELI
- the metF gene encoding methylenetetrahydrofolate reductase [NAD(P)H], which gives rise to MKIVDILKQDKMSLSFEVFPPKKETSFDSVKAATESIAALGPAFMSVTYGAGGGVSQYTLEIAKNLKQKFNIPMLAHLTCVSSSKDTVRQRIEDMKAAGIKNVMALRGDLTPELIENGRDNCDYKHAIDLIRELKESDSDFCIGAACYPEKHPESPNQAEDIKHLKEKVDAGADFLTTQMVFDNNLFFSFLYKLRDAGVSCPVLPGIMPITNANQVERAIKLSGSFMPQRFKSLVDKFGSDPDAMKQAGIIYASDQIIDLYANGITNVHVYSMNKPDVAEGILKNVSAILGKNFAG